One window of the Halobacillus litoralis genome contains the following:
- a CDS encoding PH domain-containing protein produces MEREPAQRISQKALTLWRIYGAIQVGIVILLSIGLFVAVLLWDWPWWTLLIALGVLFIELIVSVWLIPSLRWKRWRYEVSEHDIDLQHGIIIVTRTLVPMVRVQHVDTEQGPLLRKFHLSTISISTAATVHKIPALDEQEAERLRQSISSLARVAEDDV; encoded by the coding sequence ATGGAGCGAGAACCTGCTCAAAGAATATCCCAAAAAGCACTGACTCTCTGGCGGATCTATGGGGCCATCCAGGTAGGAATTGTCATACTTTTGAGTATCGGACTTTTTGTTGCTGTTCTTTTATGGGATTGGCCGTGGTGGACACTATTGATTGCTTTAGGTGTCTTATTCATTGAATTAATTGTATCTGTCTGGTTAATCCCCAGTTTAAGGTGGAAACGATGGCGTTACGAGGTGAGCGAACACGATATTGACTTACAGCATGGCATCATCATCGTCACTCGGACACTTGTCCCTATGGTTCGTGTGCAGCACGTAGATACGGAACAAGGGCCATTATTAAGGAAATTTCATTTATCAACGATCAGCATTTCCACGGCTGCTACCGTACATAAAATCCCTGCATTGGATGAACAAGAGGCAGAAAGACTTCGTCAGTCCATATCTTCATTAGCGAGGGTGGCTGAAGACGATGTTTGA
- the proC gene encoding pyrroline-5-carboxylate reductase: protein MTKRIGFIGCGQMGQAMIQGMIDAGVVKAEDIAATALSDETIDFVTDEYGIQIANDNKRLARESDLLFLAVKPYVYQGIILEIRDEVPEETVVVTIAAGITLDAMKEAFGRNVKVIRSMPNTPSLVGAGMSVLCPNDFVTEEELADVMEVFESFGQAEIVEEKLMDAVPAVSGSSPAFVYMFIEAMADAAVQQGFPRDKAYKMVAQAVEGSAKMVRETGRHPGELKDAVCTPGGVTIAGVNKLEEVGLRSAIIQGMNACTDKSKELSGKK from the coding sequence GTGACTAAGCGTATTGGTTTCATTGGTTGTGGCCAGATGGGGCAAGCGATGATTCAAGGCATGATCGACGCTGGCGTTGTCAAAGCGGAGGATATCGCTGCAACGGCCTTATCAGATGAAACGATTGATTTTGTAACAGATGAATATGGTATACAAATTGCCAATGATAATAAACGGTTGGCCAGGGAAAGTGATTTATTGTTCCTGGCAGTTAAACCTTATGTTTACCAGGGGATCATCCTGGAAATTCGCGACGAGGTTCCTGAAGAGACTGTTGTCGTGACAATAGCGGCTGGCATTACCCTGGATGCAATGAAAGAAGCATTCGGCAGAAATGTGAAGGTCATTCGATCGATGCCGAATACACCTTCGCTGGTTGGTGCTGGTATGAGCGTCCTTTGTCCGAATGACTTTGTCACTGAAGAAGAATTGGCGGATGTAATGGAAGTCTTTGAAAGCTTCGGGCAAGCTGAAATCGTAGAAGAAAAATTGATGGACGCTGTTCCAGCCGTCAGCGGCTCTTCGCCGGCATTTGTATATATGTTCATCGAAGCGATGGCTGATGCTGCAGTCCAACAAGGTTTCCCGAGGGATAAAGCTTATAAAATGGTTGCACAGGCCGTGGAAGGTTCGGCGAAAATGGTCCGGGAAACAGGCAGACATCCGGGAGAATTGAAAGATGCTGTATGTACACCTGGAGGAGTGACCATAGCAGGGGTGAACAAGCTGGAAGAAGTGGGCTTGCGGAGTGCGATCATTCAAGGAATGAATGCGTGTACAGACAAGTCCAAGGAGTTATCAGGGAAAAAGTGA
- a CDS encoding potassium/proton antiporter encodes MLMALLLIISIIVTKFSSRLGVPSLVLFIAVGMIVGSDGLGFIYFDNPEIAQLVGVIALIVILFEGGMLTKWKDIRPVMVPAITLATAGVVLTTMIVAIAAKFILHIGWIEAMLVGAIVGSTDAAAVFAVLKGKNVRGKLEATLEAESGTNDPMAVFLTITFIQLLTINEMNVFSLIGSFFWQMGAGVAVGAAIGYLASQSLNRINLDSSGLYPLFALGFAFLSYSSSSLLQASGLLAVYVTAVFIGNAELAYRYSILRFHEGFGWMAQILMFIILGLFVSPVEVFTWPVMFDGLLIALVLIFIARPIATYVSLVGFSFNIKEKMFLSWAGLRGAVPIVLAIFPMLAGLENSPLIFNVVFFTVLTSALVQGASITWMAERFKLVSDKVGNPIHSLELISIGKANVEMIEFDVIEQNVVVGQKLENMELPDRALINAIIRDGDVITPYGQTEIKAGDTLYILVARKNKKEVRKLLEAVREEKNEHEKSRA; translated from the coding sequence ATGCTGATGGCTTTGTTGTTGATTATCAGTATAATCGTTACAAAATTCTCCTCGCGTCTTGGAGTCCCCTCACTAGTTCTATTTATCGCGGTCGGTATGATCGTGGGAAGCGATGGTCTCGGATTTATTTATTTTGATAATCCTGAAATCGCTCAATTAGTCGGGGTGATCGCTTTGATTGTCATTCTATTTGAAGGTGGGATGCTGACCAAATGGAAAGATATTCGCCCTGTGATGGTTCCAGCCATTACCTTGGCAACGGCTGGAGTTGTTTTGACCACTATGATTGTAGCTATTGCTGCCAAGTTTATTCTACATATTGGATGGATTGAAGCGATGCTGGTCGGAGCTATCGTCGGTTCGACCGATGCGGCTGCTGTCTTCGCTGTGTTAAAAGGAAAGAATGTTCGGGGCAAGCTTGAAGCGACTTTGGAAGCTGAGTCAGGGACGAACGATCCTATGGCAGTATTTTTGACGATCACTTTCATTCAGCTTCTGACCATTAATGAGATGAATGTCTTTTCATTAATCGGTTCGTTTTTTTGGCAAATGGGAGCGGGGGTGGCTGTAGGAGCAGCCATCGGCTATTTGGCAAGTCAATCATTGAATCGCATCAATTTGGATTCTAGTGGTCTTTATCCATTGTTTGCCCTGGGATTTGCTTTCTTGTCTTACAGCTCAAGTTCCCTTCTTCAAGCTAGTGGTCTGCTTGCTGTCTATGTAACGGCGGTATTTATCGGAAATGCTGAACTTGCTTACCGTTATTCAATCCTCAGATTCCACGAAGGTTTCGGTTGGATGGCGCAGATTCTGATGTTCATCATCCTGGGGTTGTTCGTTTCACCTGTCGAAGTATTCACATGGCCAGTGATGTTTGATGGATTGCTGATTGCCTTAGTCCTTATTTTCATAGCACGCCCTATAGCTACTTACGTGAGTTTGGTCGGTTTTTCATTCAATATTAAGGAAAAGATGTTTTTGTCCTGGGCTGGCCTGCGTGGGGCGGTTCCTATCGTATTGGCGATTTTCCCGATGCTGGCGGGGTTAGAAAACAGTCCGCTCATTTTCAATGTCGTATTCTTTACTGTCTTGACTTCAGCTCTTGTCCAAGGGGCATCGATTACTTGGATGGCAGAACGTTTCAAGCTCGTTTCTGATAAGGTGGGTAATCCAATTCATTCCCTTGAACTGATATCGATCGGAAAAGCAAATGTGGAGATGATTGAGTTTGATGTTATTGAACAGAATGTAGTGGTGGGCCAGAAACTGGAGAATATGGAGCTTCCTGACCGTGCTTTGATCAATGCGATCATTAGAGATGGGGACGTCATCACCCCTTATGGTCAAACCGAAATAAAAGCGGGAGATACTTTGTATATTCTAGTCGCCAGGAAAAATAAGAAAGAAGTCAGGAAGTTACTAGAAGCTGTGAGGGAAGAAAAAAATGAACACGAAAAAAGCCGAGCTTAA
- the yhbH gene encoding sporulation protein YhbH produces MDEEKSFVIAEDDWSLHRKGYDDQRRHQEKVKDAMSKQLPDLITEENIVMSNGKRVVKIPIRSLDEYKIRYNHEKNKHAGQGEGDSEIGDVVAQAPQSKGKPGDGDGAGDQAGEDYYEAEISLAELEAALFKELTLPNLDEKEKDNIIHTDIEFSDIRKTGLTGNIDKKRTMLEAYKRNALGGEASFAPIFPEDIRYKTWNEKTKPESKAVVIAMMDTSGSMGQWEKYMARSFFFWMNRFLNKNYETVEIEFIAHHTQAKVVNEDDFFSKGESGGTICSSAYRKALELIETKYSPERYNIYPFHFSDGDNLTSDNKRCMGLIEQLIEVSQMFGYGEVNQYNRSSSLMQAYKSIDHPKFRHYILRRKADVFHAMKQFFSEQEEEIFS; encoded by the coding sequence ATGGATGAAGAGAAGAGTTTCGTAATCGCCGAAGACGACTGGTCCCTCCATCGGAAAGGCTATGACGATCAGCGGCGACATCAAGAAAAAGTGAAAGATGCAATGAGTAAACAGTTACCTGACCTCATTACAGAAGAGAATATTGTGATGTCGAATGGAAAGCGTGTCGTTAAAATTCCTATACGTTCACTTGATGAATATAAGATTCGTTATAATCACGAGAAGAATAAACATGCAGGACAAGGAGAAGGGGATAGTGAAATCGGAGATGTTGTTGCTCAAGCACCGCAATCGAAGGGTAAGCCTGGAGATGGAGACGGGGCTGGCGATCAGGCTGGGGAAGATTATTATGAAGCAGAGATTTCTTTAGCAGAGTTAGAAGCAGCCTTATTCAAAGAGCTCACTTTACCGAACCTTGATGAAAAAGAAAAGGATAACATCATTCACACAGATATTGAGTTCAGTGATATCCGCAAAACAGGACTAACAGGCAATATCGATAAAAAGAGGACCATGCTTGAAGCTTATAAAAGAAATGCCCTCGGTGGTGAAGCTTCCTTTGCACCAATATTCCCTGAAGATATCCGTTACAAGACATGGAACGAAAAGACGAAGCCAGAATCCAAAGCTGTCGTTATCGCAATGATGGATACAAGTGGCAGTATGGGGCAGTGGGAAAAATATATGGCAAGAAGTTTCTTCTTTTGGATGAACCGTTTCTTAAATAAGAATTATGAAACAGTAGAGATAGAATTCATTGCCCACCATACGCAGGCGAAAGTCGTCAATGAAGATGATTTCTTTTCTAAAGGAGAAAGTGGTGGAACGATTTGCTCATCTGCTTACCGTAAAGCTCTAGAATTGATTGAGACCAAATATTCTCCAGAACGCTATAACATTTATCCATTTCACTTCTCAGATGGAGATAACTTAACCTCAGATAATAAACGATGTATGGGGCTGATTGAGCAGCTTATTGAAGTCTCACAGATGTTCGGATATGGAGAGGTGAATCAGTACAACCGTTCCTCCAGTTTGATGCAAGCATATAAGTCAATCGATCATCCAAAGTTCAGACATTATATTTTACGGAGAAAAGCCGATGTCTTCCACGCTATGAAACAATTCTTCAGCGAGCAGGAAGAAGAGATTTTCAGCTGA